In Saccharolobus solfataricus, a genomic segment contains:
- a CDS encoding AAA family ATPase — protein MLFDERPKENREDLFDREKEIKEIMSNINRPLILITGVRRIGKTSVLKVALNEIKIPHVIIDCRNLRPNYSRGDLYSLFSNAFSSKLSTFLDVLSKIRGVSILGNSVELKWKGREYVSLSDLFDHLNEKRIVIGIDEAQKLRGPLSNEIKEAIAHAYDYDKNLTFILTGSEVGLLHDFLGVEDPGSPLYGRYYFEITLERFDKEKSRQFLRKGFEELSLKVEENVIQDIIAMVDGIPGWLTLAGNQYFNNRDLKRVKDLAINVALNEINSLISVKNNVSPIVAKRYRTVLRCIAKGMNSWSKILNCVQNEEGSTISTSVLSNILNTLKKLSIIDENYRFLDPVYKEASRMLRN, from the coding sequence TTGCTATTTGATGAAAGGCCTAAAGAAAACAGAGAAGACTTGTTTGATAGGGAAAAAGAGATTAAAGAAATAATGAGTAACATTAACAGGCCTTTGATTTTAATCACTGGAGTCCGAAGAATAGGTAAAACATCAGTATTAAAAGTCGCACTTAATGAGATAAAAATACCCCATGTCATAATAGATTGTAGAAACTTACGCCCTAACTACAGTAGAGGGGATCTATACTCACTATTCTCTAACGCTTTTTCATCAAAACTATCCACCTTCCTTGACGTGCTAAGTAAGATAAGAGGGGTTAGCATTTTAGGTAACAGCGTTGAACTAAAATGGAAGGGTAGAGAATACGTCAGTTTATCAGATCTTTTTGATCATTTGAACGAGAAAAGGATAGTAATAGGGATTGACGAAGCTCAAAAATTGAGGGGACCATTATCAAATGAAATAAAAGAAGCTATTGCTCATGCTTACGATTATGACAAAAACTTAACCTTTATTTTAACGGGCTCTGAGGTGGGACTACTTCATGACTTTTTAGGAGTAGAGGACCCCGGGTCACCGCTCTATGGTAGATACTATTTCGAGATAACGTTAGAAAGGTTTGATAAAGAAAAGAGTAGGCAGTTTTTAAGAAAGGGTTTCGAGGAGTTATCATTAAAGGTCGAGGAGAATGTAATACAAGATATCATCGCAATGGTTGATGGTATCCCGGGATGGTTAACTTTAGCAGGTAATCAATATTTCAATAATAGGGATTTGAAAAGAGTAAAGGATCTGGCAATAAACGTTGCTTTGAACGAAATTAACAGCTTGATCTCGGTTAAAAATAACGTCTCTCCCATTGTAGCAAAACGTTACAGAACAGTCCTAAGGTGTATAGCTAAGGGAATGAATAGTTGGAGTAAGATACTCAATTGTGTACAAAATGAGGAAGGTAGTACAATTTCCACTAGTGTTCTTAGTAACATTCTAAATACTTTGAAGAAATTGAGCATCATCGACGAAAATTACCGATTTTTAGACCCAGTTTATAAGGAAGCGTCTAGGATGCTTAGAAATTAA
- the aceA gene encoding isocitrate lyase yields the protein MNIRDKWIEEEKSLEYEWSEDPRWRGIKRNYKPLDVVKLRGSIRIEYSLAKLASHKLWNLLNTEPYVATFGALTGSQAVEMAKAGLKAIYVSGWQVAADNNLSNQTYPDLSLYPSNSVPNLVKRLNNALIRADQISWSEGKHDIDYLLPIVADAEAGFGGPIHAFELTKALIEAGAAGVHFEDQLAAEKKCGHLGGKVLIPISAFIRVLNAARLASDVLGVPTILIARTDALNAKYLSNDVDETDNQFLTGKRTSEGYYEIKGGIEYAIARGLAYAPYADLLWFETSKPDLEEARQFAEAIHTHYPGKMLAYNLSPSFNWKKFMDDSKISKFMNELGEMGYKFQFITLAGWHLINYHTFKLARAYRNEGMPAYVRLQELEFQAQAEGYTAVSHQREVGTDYFDLVLTIASGGEASTTAMEGSTEAEQFVEAKQKVLK from the coding sequence ATGAACATCCGAGATAAATGGATTGAAGAGGAGAAAAGTCTCGAATATGAGTGGTCTGAAGATCCAAGGTGGAGAGGAATAAAGAGAAATTATAAGCCCTTGGATGTGGTTAAATTAAGAGGATCTATTAGAATTGAGTATAGTTTAGCTAAGTTAGCCTCTCACAAACTTTGGAACTTACTAAATACTGAGCCCTATGTGGCAACATTTGGGGCATTAACGGGTTCCCAAGCAGTGGAAATGGCAAAGGCGGGCCTTAAGGCTATTTACGTAAGTGGATGGCAAGTAGCTGCAGATAACAACTTATCAAATCAAACTTATCCAGACTTAAGCTTATACCCATCTAACAGCGTTCCAAACCTAGTAAAGAGGTTAAATAACGCCCTTATAAGGGCTGATCAAATATCTTGGAGTGAGGGTAAACATGATATTGACTATTTACTGCCTATTGTTGCAGATGCTGAAGCTGGTTTTGGTGGTCCAATTCACGCCTTCGAATTAACAAAAGCCTTAATAGAGGCAGGGGCTGCAGGGGTACATTTCGAAGATCAATTAGCAGCAGAGAAGAAGTGTGGCCATTTAGGAGGGAAAGTTCTGATCCCTATAAGTGCATTTATAAGAGTACTAAACGCTGCAAGACTAGCGTCTGACGTATTAGGAGTACCAACAATACTAATAGCAAGGACAGACGCACTGAATGCTAAATACTTATCTAACGATGTAGATGAGACTGATAATCAATTCTTAACAGGAAAGAGGACATCAGAGGGATATTATGAGATAAAGGGTGGTATTGAATACGCCATAGCTAGAGGATTAGCTTATGCACCCTATGCTGACCTATTGTGGTTTGAGACTTCTAAGCCAGATTTGGAAGAGGCTAGACAATTTGCTGAGGCTATTCACACTCATTATCCAGGTAAGATGTTAGCGTACAATTTATCCCCCTCATTTAACTGGAAGAAATTTATGGATGATTCTAAAATTAGCAAGTTCATGAACGAATTGGGAGAAATGGGCTATAAATTCCAATTCATTACTCTTGCAGGTTGGCACTTAATTAACTACCATACATTCAAATTAGCGAGAGCATATAGAAATGAAGGAATGCCAGCATATGTAAGACTACAAGAGTTAGAGTTCCAAGCACAAGCAGAAGGCTATACTGCAGTAAGCCACCAGAGAGAGGTTGGAACAGATTACTTTGACCTAGTGTTAACAATAGCGTCTGGGGGAGAAGCGTCCACTACTGCAATGGAAGGTTCCACTGAAGCTGAACAGTTTGTAGAGGCAAAACAGAAAGTATTAAAATAG
- a CDS encoding DUF2075 domain-containing protein, producing MPLPVILHETTQVKDLVTAYRETFNEYPSVEQENTWRRLLDILKGLNISHPIIMEYPIFTERVDTIFVDKNRALVVEAKGWKKVERIDDLTIKADGELHLDPCYQLNNYVTKLNTFHSSSIKFDGTLFLYNTMDYSSSECEVLRNPNDLKKKLDNYSPGGIQDADKIVNGKFVLTKDFIKFVAEVKEHLKGNVAKAILPYGFGLTEEQGLILSKVLKALEDKDVKKNFLIRGGSGSGKSLLAVTIFLEAFSRGYFTILSYVNQRLLNTIRLLLGGSERKRKEGNIYRSKAQALSQFIMFYSTGYGFGVGEEKFPEWFKKTFERDVDDIDLIVFDEAQRMNVNVIKNSSRGRVNVYFYDDSQILLGDEEGTEETFKKYLTNVEEYQLSSSIRVPKDYIEAVKGLLEGRKVTVRGYDFRIFNDVMSMINELKKRKDEGRKVALICSFTESVGDKKNKTKWTLENIRIGYPLQSGFDLYKNTSLRVKWLMDEKTEYPKYWRGELDPLQYCASVYGAQGFEADYVGVVWGRDMIWRDSWTVNPDLTPITDYVGGRDSLKKVLKRHKTKALKLLKNRYYIMLTRGIRGVYLFFEDRQTGEKVDELVEVM from the coding sequence ATGCCATTACCAGTAATACTACATGAAACTACTCAAGTTAAAGATTTAGTTACTGCATATAGGGAAACGTTTAATGAATATCCTTCTGTTGAACAAGAAAACACGTGGAGAAGGCTCTTAGATATACTTAAAGGCCTTAATATATCTCATCCTATAATCATGGAATATCCAATATTTACAGAAAGAGTTGACACTATCTTTGTAGATAAAAATAGAGCCTTAGTAGTTGAGGCTAAGGGTTGGAAGAAAGTAGAACGAATAGATGATCTCACTATTAAGGCTGATGGAGAGCTTCACTTAGATCCATGTTATCAACTAAACAACTATGTGACTAAATTAAACACTTTCCACTCCTCAAGTATAAAATTTGATGGTACGCTCTTCCTTTATAACACTATGGACTATTCCTCCTCGGAATGTGAAGTGTTAAGAAACCCTAATGATCTGAAGAAGAAACTTGATAACTATTCGCCGGGAGGCATACAAGATGCTGACAAAATAGTAAACGGGAAGTTTGTATTAACCAAGGACTTCATTAAATTTGTTGCTGAAGTAAAAGAACATTTAAAAGGGAACGTGGCTAAGGCAATTTTACCTTATGGTTTTGGTCTAACAGAGGAACAAGGTTTAATCTTAAGCAAAGTTTTGAAAGCTCTTGAAGATAAAGATGTGAAGAAGAACTTTCTTATAAGAGGTGGTAGTGGGTCTGGTAAGAGCTTATTAGCCGTGACTATCTTCCTTGAAGCGTTTAGTAGGGGCTATTTCACTATCTTATCTTATGTGAATCAAAGATTACTAAATACCATAAGATTACTACTAGGTGGAAGTGAAAGGAAACGTAAAGAAGGTAATATTTACAGAAGTAAAGCACAAGCTTTATCCCAGTTTATTATGTTTTACTCGACGGGTTATGGTTTCGGAGTGGGAGAGGAGAAGTTCCCGGAGTGGTTTAAGAAAACCTTTGAAAGAGATGTAGACGATATAGACTTAATCGTATTTGACGAAGCCCAAAGGATGAATGTTAACGTAATAAAAAATTCTTCAAGAGGAAGGGTTAACGTGTATTTTTATGACGACTCTCAGATATTATTAGGAGATGAAGAGGGGACTGAAGAGACCTTTAAAAAGTATCTTACCAACGTGGAAGAATACCAATTATCCTCATCTATAAGGGTACCAAAGGATTATATAGAGGCAGTGAAAGGCTTACTTGAAGGGAGGAAAGTTACGGTAAGGGGCTATGATTTTAGGATCTTCAATGATGTAATGAGTATGATAAATGAATTAAAGAAAAGGAAAGACGAGGGCAGAAAAGTGGCGTTAATATGCAGCTTCACGGAATCTGTGGGTGATAAGAAAAATAAGACAAAGTGGACTTTAGAAAACATAAGGATAGGGTATCCGTTACAATCTGGTTTCGATCTTTACAAGAATACCAGTTTAAGGGTTAAGTGGCTTATGGATGAGAAAACTGAATATCCTAAATACTGGAGAGGAGAATTAGATCCCCTACAATACTGTGCCTCAGTATATGGTGCGCAGGGATTTGAGGCAGATTATGTGGGAGTTGTATGGGGAAGAGACATGATATGGAGGGATAGTTGGACCGTCAATCCAGACCTTACACCTATTACGGATTATGTGGGTGGAAGGGATTCCTTAAAAAAAGTGTTAAAAAGACACAAAACAAAGGCGCTTAAACTACTAAAGAATAGATATTACATTATGTTAACCAGAGGGATAAGAGGAGTTTATCTCTTCTTCGAGGACCGTCAAACTGGTGAGAAAGTAGATGAATTAGTTGAGGTTATGTAG